One window of the Streptomyces sp. NBC_00259 genome contains the following:
- a CDS encoding M50 family metallopeptidase — translation MTILLTVLGIALFAVGLLFSIAWHELGHLSTAKLFGIRVPQYMVGFGPTIWSRHKGETEYGIKAIPAGGYIRMIGMFPPGPDGRIEARSTSPWRGMIEDARSAAFEELKPGDETRLFYTRKPWKRVIVMFAGPFMNLVLAVAIFLGVSMSFGFATQTTQVAGVQKCVIPQSEERSTCEATDPTSPAAAAGLLKDDRIVAFNGLPVKDWGDLSNRIRENIGPATITVDRGGQEKVLQATLLKNMVAKKDADGQVVPGEFVPAGYLGFAARTEIMPQTFGQSLDRMGDMFENGVESIISLPAKVPDLWSAAFGDGERKDDSPVGVVGAARISGEVLNLDVPTQNIVATFLMLLAGFNLSLFLFNMLPLLPLDGGHIAGALWESVRRNVARVFRRPDPGPFDVAKLMPVAYVVAGIFICFTLLVLVADIVNPVKIS, via the coding sequence ATGACGATTCTGTTGACGGTCCTCGGCATAGCGCTCTTCGCCGTCGGGCTGCTCTTCTCCATCGCCTGGCACGAGCTCGGCCATCTGTCCACGGCCAAGCTCTTCGGCATCCGCGTGCCCCAGTACATGGTCGGCTTCGGCCCCACGATCTGGTCGCGGCACAAGGGCGAGACGGAGTACGGGATCAAGGCCATCCCGGCCGGTGGCTACATCCGCATGATCGGCATGTTCCCGCCAGGACCCGACGGCCGTATCGAGGCCCGCTCCACCTCCCCCTGGCGGGGAATGATCGAGGACGCCCGCTCGGCGGCCTTCGAGGAGCTCAAGCCCGGCGACGAGACCCGGCTCTTCTACACGCGCAAGCCGTGGAAGCGGGTCATCGTGATGTTCGCGGGCCCGTTCATGAACCTGGTCCTCGCCGTCGCGATCTTCCTCGGCGTCTCGATGTCGTTCGGCTTCGCGACCCAGACGACACAGGTCGCCGGCGTCCAGAAGTGCGTCATCCCGCAGAGCGAGGAGCGCAGCACCTGCGAGGCGACGGACCCGACGTCACCGGCCGCGGCCGCCGGGCTGCTGAAGGACGACCGGATCGTCGCCTTCAACGGCCTCCCGGTCAAGGACTGGGGAGACCTGTCCAACCGCATCCGCGAGAACATCGGCCCCGCCACCATCACGGTCGACCGCGGCGGCCAGGAGAAGGTCCTCCAGGCCACCCTGCTCAAGAACATGGTGGCCAAGAAGGACGCCGACGGGCAGGTCGTCCCCGGGGAGTTCGTCCCGGCCGGCTATCTCGGCTTCGCCGCCAGGACCGAGATCATGCCGCAGACCTTCGGCCAGTCCCTGGACCGCATGGGCGACATGTTCGAGAACGGCGTGGAGTCGATCATCTCGCTGCCCGCCAAGGTGCCCGACCTGTGGTCCGCGGCCTTCGGCGACGGCGAGCGCAAGGACGACTCCCCGGTCGGAGTGGTCGGCGCCGCCCGCATCAGCGGTGAGGTGCTCAACCTGGACGTGCCCACGCAGAACATCGTGGCCACGTTCCTGATGCTGCTCGCCGGCTTCAACCTCTCGCTGTTCCTCTTCAACATGCTGCCGCTGCTGCCGCTCGACGGCGGTCATATCGCGGGAGCGCTGTGGGAGTCCGTACGGCGCAATGTCGCCCGGGTCTTCCGCCGGCCGGATCCCGGACCCTTCGACGTCGCGAAACTGATGCCGGTCGCCTACGTGGTCGCGGGGATCTTCATCTGCTTCACGCTGCTCGTGCTGGTCGCCGACATCGTCAACCCGGTGAAAATCTCGTAG
- a CDS encoding aldehyde dehydrogenase family protein, which yields MTSTHAFWLAGRQATGETTFDVTSPWDGRLVGTVAVPTDAQVEEAVAAAHAVIDEFAATPAHVRAAALDHVSKRLVERTEEIAQLISAENGKPVKWARGEVGRAISVFRFAAEEARRFNGGEAQRLDTDAGGQGRLALTRRFPKGVVLGIAPFNFPLNLCAHKIAPAIAVGAPIILKPAPATPLSGLIIGELLAETELPAGSWSVLPVPNDKMPALVQDERLPVISFTGSDKVGYAIMDSVPRKHCTLELGGNGAAVVLGDFASEEDLDWAATRIATFSNYQGGQSCISVQRVIADASVYDRLLPKIVTAVEAQVTGDPSDSATDVGPLVNEDAAKRVESWVDEAVEAGAQLLAGGKRDGASYAPTVLTGVPADTTLAREEVFGPVLTVQSVNGEAEAFAAANSSKYGLQAGVFTHDLQAAFRAHRALEVGGVVIGDVPSYRADQMPYGGAKQSGVGREGVKFAMDDYTYERVLVLTGLAL from the coding sequence ATGACTTCCACGCACGCCTTCTGGCTCGCCGGCCGCCAGGCCACCGGCGAGACGACCTTCGACGTGACCTCCCCCTGGGACGGCCGTCTCGTCGGCACGGTCGCCGTTCCGACCGATGCCCAGGTCGAGGAGGCCGTGGCCGCCGCGCACGCCGTCATCGACGAGTTCGCGGCGACCCCCGCCCATGTCCGCGCGGCCGCCCTCGACCATGTGTCGAAGCGCCTCGTCGAGCGCACCGAGGAGATCGCCCAGCTGATCTCCGCCGAGAACGGCAAGCCCGTCAAGTGGGCCCGCGGCGAGGTCGGCCGCGCCATCTCCGTGTTCCGCTTCGCGGCCGAGGAGGCCCGCCGCTTCAACGGCGGCGAGGCCCAGCGCCTCGACACCGACGCCGGCGGCCAGGGCCGGCTCGCCCTCACCCGCCGCTTCCCCAAGGGCGTCGTCCTCGGTATCGCGCCGTTCAACTTCCCGCTGAACCTGTGCGCCCACAAGATCGCCCCGGCCATCGCCGTCGGCGCGCCGATCATCCTCAAGCCGGCGCCCGCCACCCCGCTGTCCGGACTGATCATCGGTGAACTGCTCGCCGAGACCGAGCTGCCCGCAGGCTCCTGGTCCGTGCTGCCGGTCCCGAACGACAAGATGCCCGCCCTCGTCCAGGACGAGCGCCTCCCGGTCATCTCCTTCACGGGCTCCGACAAGGTCGGCTACGCGATCATGGACTCGGTGCCGCGCAAGCACTGCACCCTGGAGCTCGGCGGCAACGGCGCGGCCGTCGTCCTCGGCGACTTCGCCTCCGAGGAGGACCTGGACTGGGCGGCGACCCGTATCGCCACCTTCTCCAACTACCAGGGCGGCCAGTCCTGCATCTCCGTGCAGCGCGTGATCGCCGATGCCTCCGTGTACGACCGGCTGCTGCCGAAGATCGTCACCGCGGTCGAGGCCCAGGTCACCGGTGACCCGTCCGACTCCGCCACCGACGTCGGCCCGCTGGTCAACGAGGACGCCGCCAAGCGTGTCGAGTCCTGGGTCGACGAGGCCGTCGAGGCCGGCGCCCAGCTCCTGGCCGGCGGCAAGCGCGACGGGGCCTCCTACGCGCCGACCGTCCTCACCGGTGTACCTGCGGACACCACCCTCGCCCGCGAGGAGGTCTTCGGACCGGTGCTCACCGTGCAGAGCGTGAACGGCGAGGCCGAGGCCTTCGCGGCGGCCAACTCCTCCAAGTACGGCCTCCAGGCGGGCGTGTTCACCCACGACCTGCAGGCCGCGTTCCGCGCGCACCGCGCGCTGGAGGTCGGCGGCGTGGTCATCGGCGACGTCCCGTCCTACCGCGCCGACCAGATGCCGTACGGCGGCGCCAAGCAGTCCGGCGTGGGCCGCGAGGGCGTGAAGTTCGCGATGGACGACTACACCTACGAGCGCGTGCTCGTCCTCACGGGTCTCGCCCTCTAG
- the ispG gene encoding flavodoxin-dependent (E)-4-hydroxy-3-methylbut-2-enyl-diphosphate synthase encodes MTAISLGMPAVPTKLADRRVSRKIQVGSVAVGGDAPVSVQSMTTTRTSDIGATLQQIAELTASGCQIVRVACPTQDDADALSTIARKSQIPVIADIHFQPKYVFAAIDAGCAAVRVNPGNIKQFDDKVKEIAKAARDAGTPIRIGVNAGSLDRRLLQKYGKATPEALVESALWEASLFEEHDFHDIKISVKHNDPVVMVNAYRQLAAQCDYPLHLGVTEAGPAFQGTIKSAVAFGALLSEGIGDTIRVSLSAPPAEEVKVGIQILESLNLRQRRLEIVSCPSCGRAQVDVYKLADEVSAGLDGMEVPLRVAVMGCVVNGPGEAREADLGVASGNGKGQIFVKGEVIKTVPESKIVETLIEEALKIAEQMEKDGVASGEPEISVSG; translated from the coding sequence ATGACCGCGATTTCTCTCGGAATGCCGGCCGTTCCGACCAAGCTCGCCGACCGGAGGGTCAGCCGCAAGATCCAGGTCGGCTCGGTCGCCGTCGGTGGCGACGCACCCGTCTCGGTGCAGTCGATGACGACGACGCGGACCTCCGACATCGGCGCCACGCTGCAGCAGATCGCCGAGCTCACCGCGTCCGGCTGCCAGATCGTCCGTGTCGCCTGCCCCACGCAGGACGACGCCGACGCGCTGTCCACCATCGCCAGGAAGTCGCAGATCCCCGTGATCGCCGACATCCACTTCCAGCCGAAGTACGTGTTCGCGGCCATCGACGCGGGCTGCGCCGCCGTCCGCGTCAACCCCGGCAACATCAAGCAGTTCGACGACAAGGTCAAGGAGATCGCCAAGGCGGCCAGGGACGCCGGCACTCCCATCCGCATCGGCGTGAACGCGGGCTCCCTCGACCGCCGGCTTCTCCAGAAGTACGGCAAGGCCACCCCCGAGGCGCTCGTCGAGTCCGCGCTGTGGGAGGCCTCCCTCTTCGAGGAGCACGACTTCCACGACATCAAGATCTCGGTCAAGCACAACGACCCGGTCGTCATGGTCAACGCCTACCGCCAGCTCGCCGCCCAGTGCGACTACCCGCTCCACCTCGGCGTGACCGAGGCCGGCCCGGCCTTCCAGGGCACCATCAAGTCCGCCGTCGCCTTCGGCGCGCTGCTGAGCGAGGGCATCGGCGACACCATCCGGGTCTCGCTCTCCGCGCCGCCGGCCGAGGAGGTCAAGGTCGGCATCCAGATCCTGGAGTCGCTGAACCTGCGCCAGCGCCGTCTGGAGATCGTCTCCTGCCCGTCCTGCGGCCGCGCCCAGGTCGACGTCTACAAGCTGGCCGACGAGGTGTCCGCGGGTCTGGACGGCATGGAGGTGCCGCTGCGCGTCGCCGTCATGGGCTGCGTCGTCAACGGACCCGGTGAGGCCCGTGAGGCCGACCTCGGCGTCGCCTCCGGCAACGGCAAGGGCCAGATCTTCGTCAAGGGCGAGGTCATCAAGACCGTCCCCGAGTCGAAGATCGTCGAGACCCTCATCGAGGAGGCGCTGAAGATCGCCGAGCAGATGGAGAAGGACGGCGTCGCCTCCGGAGAGCCGGAGATCT
- the dxr gene encoding 1-deoxy-D-xylulose-5-phosphate reductoisomerase, whose product MSDSPSPLADPHIAFDPSEGRRDIVVLGSTGSIGTQAIDLVLRNPGRFRVTALSAAGGRVGLLAEQAYRLRVRTVAVAREDVVPVLREALREQYGTGEPLPEILAGPEAATQLAASACHTVLNGITGSIGLAPTLAALEAGRTLALANKESLIVGGPLVTALAKPGQIIPVDSEHAALFQALAAGTRADVRKLVVTASGGPFRGRTKAELADVTPEDALAHPTWAMGPVITVNSATLVNKGLEVIEAHLLYDIPFDRIEVVVHPQSYVHSMVEFTDGSTLAQATPPDMRGPIAIGLGWPQRVPDAAPAFDWSKASTWEFFPLDTEAFPSVGLARHVGELGGTAPAVFNAANEECVDAFLAGRLPFNGIMDTVTAVVGEHGNPGRGTSLTVPDVLEAETWARARARELAALAAKATAEARA is encoded by the coding sequence ATGAGCGACAGCCCATCCCCCCTCGCCGACCCGCACATCGCCTTCGATCCGTCCGAAGGCCGCCGGGACATCGTCGTCCTCGGCTCCACCGGGTCCATCGGCACGCAGGCCATCGACCTGGTCCTGCGCAACCCCGGCCGCTTCCGCGTCACCGCACTCTCCGCCGCCGGCGGCCGGGTCGGACTGCTCGCCGAGCAGGCGTACCGACTGCGGGTGCGCACGGTCGCCGTCGCCCGCGAGGACGTCGTGCCCGTGCTCCGGGAAGCGCTGCGCGAGCAGTACGGAACGGGCGAGCCGCTCCCCGAGATCCTGGCGGGGCCCGAGGCGGCGACCCAGCTCGCCGCCTCCGCGTGCCACACCGTCCTCAACGGCATCACCGGCTCCATCGGCCTCGCCCCGACGCTCGCCGCCCTGGAGGCGGGCCGCACGCTCGCGCTCGCCAACAAGGAGTCGCTGATCGTCGGCGGCCCGCTGGTCACGGCGCTGGCGAAGCCCGGCCAGATCATCCCCGTCGACTCCGAGCACGCCGCCCTGTTCCAGGCCCTGGCCGCCGGCACCCGCGCCGACGTGCGCAAGCTCGTCGTCACCGCCTCCGGAGGCCCCTTCCGCGGCCGCACGAAGGCCGAGCTCGCCGATGTCACGCCGGAGGACGCCCTCGCCCACCCCACCTGGGCCATGGGCCCGGTGATCACGGTCAACAGCGCCACGCTGGTCAACAAGGGGCTGGAGGTCATCGAGGCGCACCTCCTCTACGACATCCCGTTCGACCGGATCGAGGTCGTCGTCCACCCCCAGTCGTACGTTCACTCGATGGTGGAGTTCACGGACGGTTCGACGCTCGCCCAGGCCACCCCGCCGGACATGCGCGGCCCGATCGCCATCGGGCTCGGCTGGCCCCAGCGGGTGCCGGACGCGGCTCCCGCCTTCGACTGGTCGAAGGCCTCCACCTGGGAGTTCTTCCCGCTCGACACCGAGGCCTTCCCGTCCGTGGGACTCGCCCGGCACGTCGGGGAACTGGGCGGTACCGCCCCGGCGGTGTTCAATGCCGCGAACGAGGAGTGCGTGGACGCTTTCCTCGCGGGACGGCTGCCGTTCAACGGAATCATGGATACGGTCACGGCAGTCGTCGGCGAACACGGGAACCCCGGGCGGGGAACCTCGCTGACGGTCCCGGACGTCCTGGAAGCGGAGACCTGGGCGCGCGCACGCGCCCGGGAACTGGCTGCACTGGCAGCGAAGGCGACAGCGGAGGCTCGCGCATGA
- a CDS encoding acyl-CoA dehydrogenase family protein, which yields MSAPSTPQDAPKVTVTPDVTGAPKVTEREARQVAEAAREQGWRKPSFAKELFLGRFRLDLLHPHPLPSSEDVQRGEEFLAKLRDFCETKIDGALIERQARIPDEVIGGLKELGALGMKIDTKYGGLGLTQVYYNKALALVGSVSPAIGALLSAHQSIGVPQPLKIFGTQEQKDTFLPRLARTDISAFLLTEPDVGSDPARLATSAVPDGDDYVLDGVKLWTTNGVVADLLVVMARVPKSEGHKGGITAFVVEAGAEGITVENRNAFMGLRGIENGVTRFHQVRVPAANRIGPEGAGLKIALTTLNTGRLSLPAMCVGAGKWCLKIAREWSAVREQWGKPVATHEAVGAKISFIAATTFALEAVVDLASQMADEDRNDIRIEAALAKLYGSEMSWLMADELVQIRGGRGFETADSLAARGERAVPAEQLLRDLRINRIFEGSTEIMHLLIAREAVDAHLSVAGDIIDPDKSFGDKAKAGAAATAFYARWLPKLVAGPGQLPRSYAEFHPRGHEDLSTHLRYVERAARKLARSTFYAMSRWQGRMETKQGFLGRIVDIGAELFAMSAACVRAELLRKTGDHGREAYRLADAFCRQSRIRVEELFGRLWTNTDDLDRSVVKDVLAGSYTWLEEGVIDPSGDGPWIADASPGPSAAENVHRPIR from the coding sequence ATGTCCGCCCCATCCACTCCGCAGGACGCCCCGAAGGTCACCGTGACCCCAGACGTCACCGGGGCACCAAAGGTCACCGAGCGTGAGGCACGTCAGGTCGCCGAGGCCGCGCGCGAGCAGGGCTGGCGCAAGCCCAGCTTCGCCAAGGAACTGTTCCTCGGCCGTTTCCGGCTCGACCTGCTCCACCCCCATCCGCTGCCGTCCTCCGAGGACGTGCAGCGCGGCGAGGAGTTCCTCGCCAAACTGCGCGACTTCTGCGAAACGAAGATCGACGGCGCACTGATCGAGCGCCAGGCCAGGATCCCCGACGAGGTGATCGGCGGGCTCAAGGAGCTCGGCGCCCTCGGCATGAAGATCGACACGAAATACGGCGGTCTCGGCCTCACCCAGGTGTACTACAACAAGGCCCTGGCCCTGGTGGGCTCCGTGAGCCCCGCGATCGGCGCGCTGCTGTCCGCGCATCAGTCGATCGGCGTACCGCAGCCGCTGAAGATCTTCGGCACCCAGGAGCAGAAGGACACGTTCCTGCCGCGGCTGGCCCGCACCGACATCTCGGCGTTCCTGCTCACCGAGCCGGACGTCGGCTCCGATCCGGCGCGCCTGGCCACCTCGGCCGTCCCCGACGGCGACGACTACGTGCTCGACGGCGTGAAGCTGTGGACCACCAACGGCGTCGTCGCCGACCTCCTCGTCGTCATGGCCCGGGTCCCCAAGTCCGAGGGCCACAAGGGCGGTATCACCGCCTTCGTCGTCGAGGCCGGCGCCGAGGGCATCACGGTCGAGAACCGCAACGCCTTCATGGGCCTGCGCGGCATCGAGAACGGCGTGACCCGCTTCCACCAGGTCCGCGTCCCGGCCGCGAACCGCATCGGTCCCGAGGGCGCGGGCCTCAAGATCGCCCTGACCACGCTCAACACCGGCCGGCTCTCGCTGCCCGCGATGTGCGTGGGCGCCGGCAAGTGGTGTCTGAAGATCGCCCGCGAATGGTCCGCGGTGCGTGAGCAATGGGGCAAGCCCGTCGCCACGCACGAGGCCGTCGGCGCGAAGATCTCCTTCATCGCCGCCACCACCTTCGCCCTCGAAGCGGTCGTGGACCTGGCGTCCCAGATGGCCGACGAGGACCGCAACGACATCCGCATCGAGGCCGCCCTCGCCAAGCTGTACGGCTCCGAGATGTCCTGGCTGATGGCCGACGAACTGGTCCAGATCCGCGGCGGCCGGGGCTTCGAGACCGCGGACTCGCTGGCCGCCCGCGGCGAACGCGCGGTCCCCGCCGAGCAGTTGCTGCGCGATCTGCGCATCAACCGCATCTTCGAGGGCTCGACCGAGATCATGCATCTGCTGATCGCACGTGAGGCCGTCGACGCACACCTCTCGGTCGCCGGCGACATCATCGACCCCGACAAGTCCTTCGGCGACAAGGCGAAGGCGGGTGCGGCCGCCACGGCGTTCTACGCCCGCTGGCTGCCCAAACTCGTCGCGGGGCCCGGGCAGCTGCCGCGCTCGTACGCCGAGTTCCACCCGCGCGGCCACGAGGACCTCTCCACCCATCTGCGGTACGTGGAACGCGCGGCGCGCAAGCTCGCCCGCTCCACGTTCTACGCCATGTCCCGGTGGCAGGGCCGGATGGAGACCAAGCAGGGCTTCCTCGGCCGCATCGTCGACATCGGTGCGGAACTCTTCGCGATGAGTGCCGCCTGTGTGCGGGCGGAGCTGCTGCGGAAGACCGGCGACCACGGTCGCGAGGCGTACCGGCTGGCCGACGCGTTCTGCCGGCAGTCCCGCATCCGCGTCGAGGAGCTCTTCGGCCGGCTGTGGACCAACACCGACGACCTCGACCGTTCGGTGGTGAAGGACGTCCTCGCCGGCTCCTACACCTGGCTGGAGGAGGGCGTCATCGACCCCAGCGGCGACGGCCCCTGGATCGCGGACGCCTCTCCCGGCCCGTCGGCGGCGGAGAACGTCCACCGTCCCATCCGCTGA